The following are from one region of the Vulpes vulpes isolate BD-2025 chromosome 14, VulVul3, whole genome shotgun sequence genome:
- the ADAM33 gene encoding disintegrin and metalloproteinase domain-containing protein 33 isoform X2 — MGSRWCWSPTTRRGRSQPPTMPSLWPLPVQPWLSFGAGSLALQDHCHYHGHVRGFPDSWVVFSTCSGMRGLITLGCNASYYVHPRSAGDSEDFITHKMFRTQQLLSWKRACGHRDARNQGDMASLSRAIQIKERREVRKSPKFLELYIVADHTLFLTQHRNLNHTKQRLLEVANYVDQILRTLDIQVALTGLEVWTEQDQSRVSPDANATLWAFLQWRRGLWARRPHDSAQLLTWVPPSPRGSPAWLPRVLARRVTLHPVCRGRAFQGATVGLAPIEGMCRAESSGGVSTDHSELPIGAAATMAHEIGHSLGLSHDPDGCCVEAAAEQGGCVMAAATGHPFPRVFSACSRRQLRAFFRKGGGACLANAPDSRLLVPRARCGNGLVEEGEECDCGASQECQDACCLAHNCSLRAGAQCTHGDCCARCLLKPAGVPCRRAVGDCDLPEFCTGASPYCPPDIYLLDGSPCASGRGYCWDGACPTLEEQCQQLWGPGSSPAPEVCFQIVNSAGDAHGNCGQDGKGGFVPCAQRDAQCGKLQCLGGEQHPLPPHTVPVDSSVGLGREEVTCRGVFLLPGVQLDLLDLGLVEPGTPCGPRMVCQNRRCQNTTFLELEQCLTTCHGHGVCNSNRNCHCAPGWAPPSCDQPGFGGSVDSGPMQPENHKTFLLAVILSFLLPLLPGAGLAWCCCRQPRSGLQQCLWGLRRDPSCSRPKDGPNRDRPPSSIHPMELGPAATGEPQPLDLENFARAQEPP; from the exons ATGGGCAGCCGGTGGTGCTGGTCCCCAACCACACG GAGAGGCAGGAGCCAGCCCCCCACCATGCCCTCTCTCTGGCCCCTCCCAGTTCAGCCCTGGCTGAGCTTTGGGGCTGGGTCCCTTGCTCTCCAGGACCACTGCCACTACCATGGGCACGTGAGGGGCTTCCCTGACTCCTGGGTAGTCTTCAGCACCTGCTCTGGGATGAG AGGCCTGATTACACTGGGCTGCAATGCCAGTTATTATGTGCATCCACGGTCAGCTGGAGACTCTGAGGACTTCATCACTCACAAGATGTTCCGGACCCAGCAGCTGCTTAGCTGGAAAAGGGCCTGTGGCCACAGGGATGCCAGGAACCAAGGGGACATGGCCAGCCTTTCTCGTGCCATTCAGATCAAG GAGAGGCGGGAGGTCCGCAAGAGCCCGAAGTTCCTGGAGTTGTACATAGTGGCTGACCACACACTG TTCTTAACCCAGCACCGGAACTTGAACCACACCAAACAGCGCCTCCTGGAGGTGGCCAACTATGTGGACCAG ATTCTCAGGACTCTGGACATTCAGGTGGCACTGACCGGCCTGGAAGTGTGGACGGAGCAGGACCAGAGCCGCGTCTCGCCGGACGCGAACGCCACGCTCTGGGCCTTCCTGCAGTGGCGCCGGGGGCTGTGGGCACGGCGGCCGCACGACTCCGCGCAGTTGCTCACGTGGGTGCCTCCGAGCCCACGCGGGTCCCCCGCCTGGCTGCCCAGAGTCCTGGCCCGCCGGGTCACGCTGCATCCCGTCTGCAGGGGCCGCGCCTTCCAGGGCGCCACCGTGGGCCTGGCGCCCATCGAGGGCATGTGTCGCGCCGAGAGCTCAGGAGGCGTGAGCACG GACCACTCAGAGCTCCCCATTGGCGCAGCAGCCACCATGGCCCACGAGATAGGTCACAGCCTTGGCCTCAGCCACGACCCTGACGGCTGCTGCGTGGAGGCGGCGGCTGAGCAAGGCGGCTGCGTGATGGCTGCGGCCACCGG GCACCCGTTCCCGCGCGTCTTCAGCGCCTGCAGCCGACGCCAGCTGCGCGCCTTCTTCCGCAAGGGGGGCGGTGCGTGCCTTGCCAACGCGCCCGACTCCAGGCTCCTAGTGCCTCGGGCGCGCTGCGGGAACGGCCTCGTGGAGGAGGGCGAGGAGTGTGACTGCGGCGCCAGCCAG GAATGCCAGGACGCCTGCTGCCTCGCGCACAACTGCTCGCTGCGCGCGGGGGCCCAGTGCACCCACGGGGACTGCTGCGCGCGCTGCCTG CTGAAGCCGGCTGGCGTGCCGTGCCGCCGAGCTGTGGGCGACTGTGACCTCCCAGAGTTCTGCACCGGCGCCTCCCCCTACTGCCCCCCGGACATTTACCTATTGGACGGCTCGCCCTGTGCCAGCGGCCGGGGCTACTGCTGGGACGGCGCGTGTCCTACACTCGAGGAGCAGTGCCAGCAGCTCTGGGGGCCTG GctccagcccagccccagaggtCTGTTTCCAGATCGTGAACTCGGCGGGAGACGCCCACGGGAACTGCGGCCAGGACGGCAAGGGCGGCTTCGTACCTTGTGCGCagag GGATGCGCAGTGCGGGAAGCTGCAGTGCCTGGGAGGGGAGCAGCACCCACTCCCACCACACACGGTGCCCGTGGACTCCTCTGTTGGGCTAGGCAGGGAGGAGGTGACCTGTAGGGGAGTGTTCTTGCTGCCCGGTGTCCAGCTGGACCTGCTGGACTTGGGCCTGGTagagccaggcaccccatgtggACCTAGAATG GTGTGCCAGAACAGGCGCTGCCAAAACACTACCTTCTTGGAGCTGGAGCAATGCCTGACAACCTGCCATGGTCATGGG GTTTGCAACAGTAACAGGAACTGCCACTGTGCTCCGGGCTGGGCTCCACCCTCCTGTGACCAACCAGGATTTGGTGGCAGTGTGGACAGTGGTCCTATGCAGCCTGAAA ACCACAAGACCTTCCTGCTGGCGGTGATCCTTAGCTTCCTGCTGCCTCTACTCCCCGGGGCTGGCCTGGCCTGGTGCTGCTGCCGGCAGCCCAGATCCGGTCTCCAGCAATGCCTCTGGGGCTTGAGGAGGGATCCCTCCTGTAGCAG GCCCAAAGATGGCCCAAACAGGGACCGCCCCCCCAGCAGCATTCACCCCATGGAGCTGGGCCCAGCAGCCACTGGAGAGCCCCAGCCTCTGG ACCTGGAGAACTTTGCCAGAGCCCAGGAGCCACCTTGA